One window of Alkaliphilus metalliredigens QYMF genomic DNA carries:
- a CDS encoding ABC transporter permease encodes MKTKNSKELLYTALSIITLLILWKVVSVIVDKEILIPSPEKTFIEIISIIRAPYFIVAVMNTLKRALIGFVIALGAGIGLGLMGGFFKPMYYLLRPIVLINKAVPTMAMILLALIWLESEKAPILVGFVVIFPIIYENVVQGIRNVDVKLVEMMDMYDINKLDKLKDLYMPSIKSYLHGAMSAAMGLNLKIIIAAEVLSQPRLSMGTSFQIEKANLNTAGVFAWSLIAICIAGILEQTLKVMKNR; translated from the coding sequence TTGAAAACTAAAAACAGTAAAGAACTATTATACACGGCACTATCCATCATAACCCTGCTAATCCTTTGGAAAGTCGTGTCTGTCATAGTGGATAAAGAAATATTGATTCCTTCACCTGAAAAGACTTTTATTGAAATTATAAGCATTATAAGAGCACCCTATTTTATTGTAGCAGTAATGAATACATTAAAAAGAGCCCTAATCGGTTTTGTCATCGCATTGGGAGCAGGCATTGGTTTAGGTCTGATGGGAGGCTTTTTCAAGCCAATGTATTATTTACTAAGACCAATTGTATTAATTAATAAAGCAGTACCTACCATGGCTATGATCTTACTTGCTCTCATCTGGTTAGAGTCAGAAAAAGCCCCTATATTAGTTGGATTTGTGGTTATTTTTCCAATCATATATGAAAATGTTGTCCAAGGAATCAGAAACGTTGATGTGAAATTGGTTGAAATGATGGACATGTACGATATTAATAAACTAGATAAGTTGAAAGATTTATACATGCCATCCATCAAATCTTATCTACATGGAGCCATGTCAGCAGCCATGGGCCTTAATCTTAAAATAATCATAGCAGCAGAAGTGCTGAGTCAACCAAGATTATCAATGGGAACAAGTTTTCAAATCGAAAAAGCAAATTTGAATACTGCAGGGGTATTTGCATGGTCCCTGATAGCCATATGTATCGCAGGTATTTTAGAGCAGACACTTAAAGTGATGAAAAATAGGTAG
- the nikA gene encoding nickel ABC transporter substrate-binding protein, producing MKLFIMSILLITLLAGCSSGGASNTTSQDSNSNEGNTTEEVNTDELLYVNYRDIRDLNPHLYSGELFAQNLLFEGLVMITDEGIQPWLAKDWDISEDGLTYTFHIRQGVTFSDGYQFDAHAVEANIQAIYDNYDRHGWLESIRLLDGFGAIDEYTFEMKLKEPYYPLLTELAVTRPFRFLSPNSFIDGTTKDGVEGLIGTGKYVLTENHIDEYAIFDVNSSYWGEKPEINRITAKVIPDNQIRTLALEKGEIDIIFGTNMIDAETYLRFSEMEGFGASLSDPLATRMLIVNSTDEILSDVNVRQAVNAAVNREEISDGIFYGLEAPADRMLASTVPYCDVDLEGYVYSLDKANGLLDESGWKMNETTGVREKDGMSLEVEMHYNADSVTEKTIAEYLQGEMTGIGLRLNIIGEEEQAYRDRMKAGDFAITFNMSWGTPYDPHSFLGGMRMPAVYGDYAAQQGLVEVDKLHDTILKAFTSTDEIQRQAYYDYILTYLHEEAIYVPLTFERNRAIYKDKVKNVTFNPSQFEVPLERMYIK from the coding sequence ATGAAATTATTTATTATGAGTATTTTACTCATAACTTTGCTGGCGGGTTGTTCTTCAGGCGGGGCATCAAACACGACTTCTCAAGATAGTAACTCTAATGAAGGTAATACCACAGAGGAGGTTAACACGGATGAATTGCTCTATGTTAATTATAGAGACATAAGAGATTTAAATCCTCATCTTTATAGTGGAGAGCTTTTTGCACAAAATTTATTATTTGAAGGGTTAGTAATGATTACAGATGAAGGGATTCAGCCATGGCTTGCAAAAGACTGGGATATATCTGAAGATGGACTGACATATACCTTTCACATAAGGCAGGGGGTCACTTTTTCCGATGGATATCAATTTGATGCCCATGCGGTAGAAGCTAATATTCAGGCTATTTATGATAACTATGATAGACATGGTTGGCTAGAAAGCATTAGATTATTAGACGGGTTTGGTGCTATTGATGAGTATACCTTTGAGATGAAATTAAAGGAACCTTATTATCCCCTACTTACAGAGTTGGCGGTAACTAGACCCTTTAGATTCCTATCCCCTAATAGCTTCATCGATGGAACCACTAAAGATGGCGTGGAGGGACTTATTGGTACAGGGAAATATGTCCTTACAGAAAATCATATTGATGAATATGCTATATTCGATGTAAATTCAAGTTATTGGGGCGAAAAGCCAGAAATTAATAGAATTACTGCAAAGGTTATTCCTGATAATCAAATCAGAACACTTGCTCTAGAAAAGGGTGAGATTGACATCATATTTGGAACAAATATGATTGATGCAGAAACCTATCTTAGGTTTTCGGAAATGGAAGGCTTTGGGGCGAGTTTATCAGATCCTTTGGCTACGAGAATGCTTATTGTGAATTCAACTGATGAAATTCTATCTGATGTCAATGTAAGGCAGGCTGTTAATGCAGCGGTGAATAGAGAAGAAATATCTGATGGAATTTTTTATGGGTTAGAGGCTCCTGCTGATAGGATGTTGGCTAGTACCGTCCCCTATTGTGATGTTGACCTAGAGGGATATGTTTATTCCCTAGATAAAGCAAATGGTCTTCTTGATGAATCAGGTTGGAAGATGAATGAAACTACAGGTGTACGTGAAAAAGATGGCATGTCTTTAGAGGTTGAAATGCATTATAATGCTGATAGTGTAACAGAGAAAACAATTGCTGAATACTTGCAAGGTGAAATGACAGGAATTGGTCTTAGGCTTAATATTATTGGAGAAGAGGAACAAGCCTATAGAGACAGAATGAAGGCTGGAGACTTTGCTATTACTTTCAATATGTCATGGGGAACTCCCTATGATCCACATTCTTTCCTTGGTGGCATGAGAATGCCTGCTGTTTATGGTGATTATGCAGCCCAGCAGGGTCTTGTGGAAGTTGACAAGCTTCATGATACAATCCTAAAGGCTTTTACAAGCACAGATGAAATTCAAAGACAAGCGTATTATGATTATATTCTTACCTATTTACATGAAGAAGCCATCTATGTTCCATTGACCTTTGAAAGAAACAGAGCAATATATAAAGACAAGGTGAAAAACGTAACATTTAATCCTTCTCAATTTGAAGTACCCCTTGAACGAATGTATATTAAATAA
- the opp1B gene encoding nickel/cobalt ABC transporter permease: protein MKRYIIKRMLIALPMMLAVSFIAFVLINLIPADPAEVALRVNDIIPTEEAIEGMREELGLNKSYLQRYIDWLRDVLRLDFGNSYVNKNRTVIGEISRSLPATLELAGASLFIVIFVSIPIGVLCATFKDSVFDRIVRLFIFIGTAMPNYWIGILLIWLFGVKLDLLPTGGNKEEGAIILPAIALSLTYISTYVRLIRTSMLENMTENYVFYAKVRGLNDKTIILKHVLKNSLQSSITALGMSIVKLISGTVVIENIFSWPGIGRLCISSIFNRDYPVIQAYILMMGILFVLCNLIVDLVHYKLDPRLQEVM, encoded by the coding sequence ATGAAAAGATATATCATAAAAAGAATGCTGATAGCACTGCCTATGATGTTGGCAGTATCCTTTATCGCCTTTGTTCTTATCAATCTCATTCCAGCTGATCCTGCTGAAGTAGCCCTAAGGGTGAATGATATCATACCTACTGAGGAAGCAATAGAAGGTATGAGGGAAGAATTGGGATTAAATAAATCCTACTTGCAACGGTATATTGATTGGCTACGGGATGTTCTCCGTCTTGATTTTGGGAATTCCTATGTCAATAAAAACAGAACGGTTATAGGGGAGATTTCTAGGAGCTTACCCGCTACTTTAGAGCTGGCAGGGGCTTCTTTGTTTATTGTCATTTTTGTCAGTATACCTATTGGGGTGCTTTGTGCTACATTTAAAGACAGTGTTTTTGATAGAATCGTAAGATTATTTATATTTATCGGTACGGCGATGCCCAACTATTGGATTGGCATTTTGTTGATATGGTTATTTGGAGTCAAATTAGATCTGCTACCAACGGGAGGAAATAAAGAAGAAGGTGCAATTATTCTGCCTGCCATTGCATTGAGCCTTACCTATATTTCCACCTATGTTAGATTGATAAGAACCAGCATGCTAGAAAATATGACAGAGAATTATGTTTTTTATGCAAAGGTTAGAGGACTTAATGACAAAACAATCATATTAAAACATGTTTTGAAAAATTCGCTTCAATCCTCTATCACTGCTTTAGGAATGAGTATTGTTAAGCTGATTTCTGGAACTGTTGTGATCGAAAATATCTTTTCCTGGCCGGGGATAGGTAGACTATGTATTTCTTCAATTTTTAATAGGGATTATCCAGTGATTCAGGCTTATATTCTTATGATGGGTATACTCTTTGTTTTATGTAATCTTATTGTGGATCTTGTACATTATAAATTGGATCCAAGACTACAAGAGGTGATGTAA
- the opp1C gene encoding nickel/cobalt ABC transporter permease: MMIKKLLRDKIALITLIIILSTMLIGILAEEIAPNDPNKTNITNKYTQISEEFPLGTDHLGRCILSRLIYGIRPTIFLSMITMFCTIILGTIVGMISGYARGMIDEAIMRMVDVMLSFPSEVMILAVVGMMGVGIRNIIIASIAIKWAWYARMIRSSVIKYNNKNYILYSKTIGTSKGFIITRHLLPNILSEIIVLATLDMGWVILSISTLSFLGLGIQAPTAEWGAMLSEAKNVITSHPTQMLAPGFAILILVSAFNMLGDSLRDVLDPKEV; encoded by the coding sequence ATGATGATAAAGAAATTACTGAGGGACAAAATCGCGCTGATCACTTTAATCATTATATTATCTACGATGCTGATAGGGATTTTAGCCGAGGAGATTGCACCCAACGATCCAAATAAAACAAATATTACAAATAAATATACCCAGATTAGTGAGGAATTTCCACTAGGGACAGATCATCTTGGACGCTGTATACTATCAAGATTAATCTATGGTATAAGACCTACCATATTTTTATCCATGATTACAATGTTCTGCACAATTATCCTTGGGACAATTGTTGGTATGATATCAGGATACGCTAGAGGGATGATTGATGAAGCGATTATGCGGATGGTGGATGTCATGTTATCCTTTCCTAGCGAAGTTATGATACTTGCAGTGGTTGGTATGATGGGGGTTGGGATACGAAATATCATTATAGCAAGCATCGCCATCAAGTGGGCTTGGTATGCTAGAATGATTAGGTCCAGTGTGATTAAATACAACAATAAAAATTATATTTTATATTCCAAAACCATCGGTACAAGTAAAGGTTTTATTATCACCAGACATTTACTTCCCAATATTCTATCGGAGATCATTGTGCTGGCTACATTGGATATGGGCTGGGTCATTCTTAGTATTTCTACGCTTTCATTCCTTGGACTTGGAATTCAAGCACCAACTGCAGAATGGGGAGCCATGCTCAGTGAAGCAAAGAATGTGATTACCTCTCATCCAACACAAATGCTTGCTCCAGGCTTTGCTATATTAATCCTTGTGTCGGCTTTTAATATGTTGGGAGATAGTTTAAGGGATGTGCTAGATCCAAAGGAGGTATAA
- a CDS encoding ABC transporter ATP-binding protein, whose translation MEEILKVNHLKVSHRDHKVFKNIIWDISFTLKKNRCLGIVGESGSGKSITCKAILDLLDKSFDVKGEVILNDIHLLKADKRKIRQIRGKEISMILQNPMTAFDPLYPIQEQMMETFIENLDISKKEALVLSLKALEDMNILCPKDVLKKYPYQLSGGMLQRIMIGITLTLKPSIIIADEPTTAVDAINVGKVMEEFERIKETYDTSMIFISHDLGAVARISDDILVMKEGEVVEEGETQCVLRTPKSEHTKYLINTRKALTDKFHRVIG comes from the coding sequence GTGGAAGAAATATTAAAGGTCAATCATTTAAAAGTGAGTCATAGGGACCATAAAGTGTTTAAGAATATCATTTGGGATATTTCCTTTACTTTGAAAAAAAATCGTTGTCTTGGTATTGTTGGAGAAAGTGGCAGTGGCAAGAGTATTACCTGCAAAGCTATATTAGATCTGCTGGATAAAAGTTTTGATGTAAAGGGAGAAGTGATTTTAAATGATATACATCTGTTGAAGGCAGACAAAAGGAAGATTAGACAGATAAGGGGAAAGGAAATCTCCATGATATTACAAAATCCTATGACTGCCTTCGATCCGCTGTACCCTATACAAGAACAAATGATGGAAACTTTTATTGAAAATCTTGATATTAGTAAAAAAGAAGCTTTGGTTCTTTCATTAAAGGCACTAGAGGATATGAATATCCTTTGTCCTAAAGATGTACTTAAAAAATATCCATATCAACTGAGTGGGGGGATGCTCCAGAGGATTATGATAGGTATCACACTTACACTAAAGCCCAGTATTATTATTGCCGATGAACCAACTACTGCTGTGGACGCCATCAATGTAGGGAAGGTGATGGAGGAGTTTGAAAGGATTAAAGAAACCTATGATACATCTATGATCTTTATATCCCATGATCTAGGGGCGGTTGCTAGGATATCTGATGATATCCTAGTAATGAAGGAGGGTGAAGTTGTGGAAGAGGGTGAAACACAGTGCGTGCTAAGGACACCTAAAAGTGAGCATACAAAATATTTAATCAATACCAGAAAGGCATTGACGGATAAGTTCCATCGGGTTATAGGATAG
- a CDS encoding ABC transporter ATP-binding protein, whose amino-acid sequence MLLEIQNVYKSYKKSIGMIKKESVEIVKGVSLRLKEGECLGIIGESGSGKSTLGRLIIGLEKVDRGNIQIEGIDISKLNSTFLKKKASVVFQDYSSSVNPRFRVIDILSEPIKTFEKLTKKHTIKKAINLLEKVGLAEEYLYRYPHQLSGGQLQRVCIARAIATNPKFIVLDEAISSLDVSVQVQVLDLLIELKKQMAISYIFITHDLTAITYICDRVLFFKDGLVIEEVNAMSDLRNVKEEYSRTLLHAAMMMNEREETYEIQRIS is encoded by the coding sequence ATGTTACTTGAAATACAGAATGTCTATAAAAGCTATAAAAAATCTATTGGTATGATAAAAAAAGAAAGTGTTGAAATTGTAAAAGGTGTATCCCTGAGGCTTAAGGAGGGAGAATGCCTTGGCATCATTGGTGAAAGTGGCAGTGGGAAAAGTACTTTAGGACGACTCATAATTGGTCTTGAAAAGGTAGATCGTGGTAATATACAGATTGAAGGTATCGACATCAGTAAGCTAAATAGTACGTTTCTAAAAAAGAAGGCAAGTGTTGTATTCCAAGACTATAGTTCTTCTGTTAACCCACGCTTTAGGGTTATAGATATTCTATCGGAACCCATAAAAACCTTTGAAAAATTAACAAAAAAACATACAATCAAAAAGGCAATCAATCTATTAGAAAAAGTAGGTTTAGCTGAGGAATATTTATATCGTTATCCCCACCAGCTGAGTGGAGGACAATTACAAAGGGTGTGTATTGCTAGAGCGATTGCCACCAATCCTAAATTTATTGTTCTTGATGAAGCCATAAGTTCTTTAGATGTATCAGTTCAGGTTCAGGTGTTGGATTTACTTATTGAGTTAAAAAAGCAAATGGCTATATCCTACATCTTTATCACCCATGATTTAACAGCCATTACCTATATATGCGATCGGGTTTTATTTTTTAAGGATGGCCTTGTCATCGAAGAGGTTAACGCTATGAGTGATTTAAGAAATGTAAAAGAGGAATATTCTAGGACATTATTACATGCCGCCATGATGATGAATGAGAGGGAGGAGACCTATGAAATACAAAGAATATCTTAA
- a CDS encoding MATE family efflux transporter, with translation MKYKEYLKLAIPFTISTITQPLLGAVDTAVIGRLGDPAYMGGVAVGTVIFSTLYWLFGFLRVSTSGYSAQALGTNDEKDGLFALYRPSIIAIIISFIFVALQVPIFHTAMNLINPDIEVYRQASTYFHILIWGAPFVLLNYVNLGWLMGRKKVKASMFLQIFTNVLNIVLDIVFVMYFKMGVAGVAYATLIAQITAFAIGFYLISVNLNLSAIKKYLSQLFDQRAFKKIMGVNRDLMIRTVCLLIVTNMFVAKGASLGTEMLAANAVLFQIQYIIAYFFDGFANASSVFVGTAVGEKNAKLYNEVLTVSTKTTFILAAIMSLVIYFFRGEIISIFTVIEGIINLSLAYSMWLVIYPFVIGIGLVYYGIFTGATYTAPIRNSMILSLGVFLITYFVMVPLWGNHGLWLSFIVFSLGRSVFLAPYITTFKKEVFILETSQVIAHSV, from the coding sequence ATGAAATACAAAGAATATCTTAAACTTGCTATACCCTTTACCATATCAACAATAACACAGCCTTTACTAGGAGCAGTGGATACCGCCGTTATAGGTAGACTTGGAGATCCTGCCTACATGGGTGGTGTAGCAGTAGGCACAGTGATTTTTAGTACCCTATATTGGCTATTTGGTTTTTTGAGGGTAAGCACATCGGGGTATTCTGCCCAAGCACTGGGAACAAATGATGAAAAGGATGGATTGTTTGCATTATATAGACCAAGTATAATTGCCATCATAATTAGTTTTATTTTTGTGGCGCTACAGGTTCCAATTTTTCATACTGCTATGAACCTTATTAATCCTGATATAGAGGTATACCGTCAAGCATCCACTTATTTTCATATTTTGATTTGGGGTGCACCCTTTGTTTTGCTGAACTATGTAAACCTTGGATGGCTTATGGGTAGGAAGAAGGTAAAGGCTTCTATGTTTTTACAGATTTTTACCAATGTGTTGAATATTGTTTTAGACATTGTTTTTGTCATGTATTTCAAGATGGGTGTAGCTGGGGTTGCCTATGCTACCTTGATCGCACAAATAACAGCCTTTGCTATTGGATTCTACCTGATCAGTGTGAATCTCAACCTATCAGCAATAAAAAAGTATCTTTCTCAGTTGTTTGATCAAAGAGCCTTCAAGAAAATTATGGGTGTCAATAGAGACCTGATGATTAGAACGGTATGCTTACTTATCGTAACTAATATGTTTGTAGCAAAAGGGGCTTCTCTTGGGACGGAAATGTTGGCAGCCAATGCAGTTTTATTCCAAATACAGTATATTATTGCATACTTTTTTGATGGCTTTGCCAATGCCTCCAGTGTCTTTGTAGGTACTGCTGTTGGAGAAAAGAATGCAAAGCTGTACAATGAAGTTTTGACTGTTTCTACCAAAACCACATTTATATTAGCGGCTATTATGTCACTTGTGATATACTTTTTTAGAGGTGAAATAATCAGTATTTTTACCGTTATTGAAGGCATAATTAACCTAAGTTTAGCCTACTCTATGTGGTTGGTTATTTACCCATTTGTTATAGGAATTGGCTTAGTCTATTATGGCATTTTTACCGGTGCCACCTATACCGCTCCCATCAGAAATTCAATGATTTTATCCCTTGGGGTATTCCTGATCACTTATTTTGTGATGGTTCCTCTGTGGGGTAACCATGGTTTATGGCTTTCTTTTATTGTTTTTAGTTTAGGAAGAAGTGTTTTTCTTGCACCCTATATTACAACCTTTAAGAAAGAAGTCTTTATACTTGAGACTAGCCAAGTGATTGCTCATAGTGTCTAA